Part of the uncultured Cohaesibacter sp. genome is shown below.
ATGATATAGAGGAACATATTGAGCATACCCACACCGACGCCGCCGAACGTCGAGTTGAGCCACATCCCAATCAGAGACATCAGGCTCGTAATCGGGTTGAGACTGTCTTGCATCGCATCTACTGAACCATTGGATGTTGAAGTGGTTAATACAGACCAAAGTGGGCTGGATGCGCTGCCAAATCGCAACTCTTTACCTTCAATGTTGCCAACAGACTGCTCAATGGCGAGATTGGCAAGGGCCTGTGTTGGCTGTGCTTCAAAGGTTATTGCTAAAGTGGTTTTTATCAAAAGGAAAACCAGCATAACCGAAAAGATTACAACTGCGTGTCGTTGACGCTTGGTGATATGACCAAACATCCAAACACAGGCCATCGGAATTAGAATGACAGTGACCATTTCTACGATGTTTGTCCAAAAACTTGGGTTTTCCAGCGGATGAGCGGCATTTGAACCAAAGAAACCACCACCGTTGGTTCCAAACTGTTTGATTGCTACGAAAGCTGCGACAGGTCCACGCGCAATTGTTTGTTGAAGACCTTCCAGTGTGTGGGCAACGACCGAGCCATCAAAAGTCATAGGCACGCCTCCGAAAATCAGAAGGATAGCAATGACGGTTGCTCCGGGTAAAAGAACGAGAAATGAAGCACGCTGCACATCTACGAAAAAATTTCCCAACTGCCTACCTGATAGCCCTCGTGCGAGAGCTGCCAAGGCCGAAAGACCTGTCGCAGCAGAGACAAATTGGAGCCACATGAGGGCACCAATCTGAGATAGATAGCTAAGTGTGATCTCGCCAGAGTAGTGCTGAAGGTTTGTATTGGTTGTGAACGATGCAACCGTATTGAAGATCAGGCTGCCATCCAGAGAACCCCTGTTGTCTGGGTTGAGCGGAAGCACCTGCTGCAGGGATAAAATTCCAAAGGCGATAATGAACATTACTGCGTTGAACGTCAGCATTGCTAACGTGTAGCTTTTCCAGCCTTGGTCATTGGTGCAAGCAACCCCTCCAAGCTGGCGAAACAAATCAGTAAAGCGGCTGGGCTTATCGGAAGCTGGGTCCATCGCCCACTTCATGTAGCTACCAAGCGGCCATGACATGAGTGCTGTGCTGCCAATTATGAGAGATGCAAATATGAGAGAATGAGTAAGCATCAGACGGTCTCCAGAATCAAGTAAGGTCATGTCCGGTCAACAATTTTGGCCAAGGCAATTAAAAGGCCGAAAACAGCTAGACCGAGGAAGAGGTAGAGAAGTGTGGACATGTTTAATGCACCTCCGACTAAGCGAGCCCGATGCCCGTTATGATAACGTCGATTGCTTTGACGCCGATGAACGGAGCGATTAAGCCTCCCAATCCGTAGATGAGAAGATTGCGTTTCAAGAGACCATCGGCTCCGATTGTTTTGTAAGTGACGCCTTTGAGAGAGAGAGGGATGAGCGCGATTATAACGAGTGCGTTGAAGATGATGGCTGACAGGATTGCACTTTGTGGTGTGGTCAGCCCCATGATGTTTAGTGCGTTCAGCTGCGGGTAGAGAGGGATGAACATCGCAGGAACAACAGCGAAATATTTTGCAACATCATTTGCGATTGAAAATGTGGTTAGGGCTCCGCGAGTCATTAGTAACTGCTTACCAATCTTCACAATTTCAATGAGTTTGGTTGGGTCTGAATCTAGGTCAATCATGTTTCCTGCCTCGCGGGCGGCAACAGTGCCTGTATTCATCGCCACTCCAACATCTGCCTGCGCAAGAGCTGGTGCGTCGTTTGTTCCATCCCCGCACATGGCAACTAGTTTGCCTTTAGCTTGTTCTTGGCGAATGAGAGAGAGCTTCGTTTCGGGGGTGGCTTCAGCTAGAAAGTCATCGACTCCGGCTTCTGCGGCAATCGCTGCAGCTGTCATGGGATTGTCCCCAGTGACCATTACGGTACGAATGCCCATTCGGCGCAATTCGGTGAAGCGCTCACGAATTCCACCCTTAATGATGTCCTTTAAATATATGACCCCGAGCAGCTGCCCATCCTTTACAACAGCCAAAGGTGTACCGCCTAACTTTGCAACACGGTTTGAAAGATCTCGTAGTTCGCTTTTGCTATTCGAACTGGAACATGCTTTGCCTGTAGTCGCCTCTTTTTGCTCAACATACTTTAAAACCGCATCAATGGCTCCCTTGCGGATGCTTGTGCCATCAAAGTCGACACCACTCATTCGACTCTGAGCAGTAAACTGTACGAAGTTGGCTTGACGCGACTGCATGTTCCTGCTTCGAAGCCCATATTTTTCTTTAGCAAGAACAACGATTGAGCGGCCTTCAGGTGTTTCATCCGCTAGAGATGCTAATTGGGCAAAGCTGGCCAACTCTTTTTCGGATACCCCTGTCACAGGTAGAAATTCAGTTGCCTGCCGATTTCCAAGGGTAATCGTGCCCGTCTTGTCAAGGAGCAGCGTATCTACGTCTCCGGCCGCTTCTACAGCCCGTCCCGACATGGCAAGCACATTGAAACGCACAAGACGATCCATCCCCGCAATGCCAATAGCCGATACAAGTGCTCCGATTGTGGTCGGAATCAGCGTCACAAATAATGCCACCAAAACGATGACTGGAATGAATCCACCAGAATAGCTGGCGAAGGCGGGAATTGTGACCGTTGCCATTACAAAAACGAGAGTTAAGCCCACAAGCAAAACATTGAGAGCAATCTCGTTTGGAGTTTTCTTTCGTTCTGCTCCTTCTACCAGTGCGATCATTCGATCAATAAATGTCGAACCTGCTTCGGCTGTGATCCTCACTTTTATCCAATCGGAGAGAACTTGTGTCCCCCCTGTTACCGCAGAACGGTCACCCCCAGACTCACGGACGACCGGCGCGGATTCTCCTGTAATTGCTGCCTCATTAACAGAGGCGATGCCTTCTATGATCTCTCCGTCAGAGGGAATAGTATCTCCGGCCTCTACAAGTACAATGTCACCTGCCTTGAGAGTTGCTCCTGAAACAAGTTTCACCTTGCCGTTTTGGGGGGCTAAAAGAATTTTGGCTAAAGTGTCCGTTCGCGATTGGCGTAAGGATGCAGCTTGCGCTTTGCCTCGACCTTCAGCAACCGCTTCGGCAAAATTTGCAAAAACTAATGTAAACCAAAGCCAGAGAACGATCTGAAATGAGAACCCGATACTACCGGAGCCCCCAATAATGCCTTT
Proteins encoded:
- the kdpA gene encoding potassium-transporting ATPase subunit KdpA, coding for MLTHSLIFASLIIGSTALMSWPLGSYMKWAMDPASDKPSRFTDLFRQLGGVACTNDQGWKSYTLAMLTFNAVMFIIAFGILSLQQVLPLNPDNRGSLDGSLIFNTVASFTTNTNLQHYSGEITLSYLSQIGALMWLQFVSAATGLSALAALARGLSGRQLGNFFVDVQRASFLVLLPGATVIAILLIFGGVPMTFDGSVVAHTLEGLQQTIARGPVAAFVAIKQFGTNGGGFFGSNAAHPLENPSFWTNIVEMVTVILIPMACVWMFGHITKRQRHAVVIFSVMLVFLLIKTTLAITFEAQPTQALANLAIEQSVGNIEGKELRFGSASSPLWSVLTTSTSNGSVDAMQDSLNPITSLMSLIGMWLNSTFGGVGVGMLNMFLYIILGVFIAGMMIGRTPEYLGWRVESKEVKLVLITLLAHGLFILGGTAIFAATPWGTVTLGNSGPHGFTELLYEFTSASANNGSGFEGLSDNTIPWNVSTGIVMLFARFIPIIMPLAIVGSLSSKQHSAETSGSLSVEGGVFATMLASTIVVIGSLTFFPAATLGPIAEHVVYLH
- the kdpB gene encoding potassium-transporting ATPase subunit KdpB → MSQSKSTSIFDTRIIVPAVGTAFRKLNPLTLIKNPVMFVVGVVSVLTTLLFLKGIIGGSGSIGFSFQIVLWLWFTLVFANFAEAVAEGRGKAQAASLRQSRTDTLAKILLAPQNGKVKLVSGATLKAGDIVLVEAGDTIPSDGEIIEGIASVNEAAITGESAPVVRESGGDRSAVTGGTQVLSDWIKVRITAEAGSTFIDRMIALVEGAERKKTPNEIALNVLLVGLTLVFVMATVTIPAFASYSGGFIPVIVLVALFVTLIPTTIGALVSAIGIAGMDRLVRFNVLAMSGRAVEAAGDVDTLLLDKTGTITLGNRQATEFLPVTGVSEKELASFAQLASLADETPEGRSIVVLAKEKYGLRSRNMQSRQANFVQFTAQSRMSGVDFDGTSIRKGAIDAVLKYVEQKEATTGKACSSSNSKSELRDLSNRVAKLGGTPLAVVKDGQLLGVIYLKDIIKGGIRERFTELRRMGIRTVMVTGDNPMTAAAIAAEAGVDDFLAEATPETKLSLIRQEQAKGKLVAMCGDGTNDAPALAQADVGVAMNTGTVAAREAGNMIDLDSDPTKLIEIVKIGKQLLMTRGALTTFSIANDVAKYFAVVPAMFIPLYPQLNALNIMGLTTPQSAILSAIIFNALVIIALIPLSLKGVTYKTIGADGLLKRNLLIYGLGGLIAPFIGVKAIDVIITGIGLA